The Acipenser ruthenus unplaced genomic scaffold, fAciRut3.2 maternal haplotype, whole genome shotgun sequence genome has a window encoding:
- the LOC131736193 gene encoding TBC1 domain family member 2A-like, protein MWLGTPMCPPFLLNISSTLPVESCGMCVSSCRLAAIALLVLKDEEDAFWCLVAVVEIIMPQDYYSKTLTASQADQRVFRDFLAEKMPRLTAHFKEHSIDHSLITFNWFLVVFVESLVSDILLRVWDAFLYEGTKVIFRYALALFKYNEEDILKIHDNLEIYQYLRFFTKNYL, encoded by the exons atgtggcttggcacacctatgtgtcccccttttcttctgaatattagCAGCACACTTCCAGTGGAGTCATGTGGTATGTGTGTTTCCTCTTGCAGGTTGGCAGCTATTGCACTTTTAGTTCTGAAGGATGAAGAGGATGCCTTCTGGTGTCTGGTGGCTGTTGTTGAAATCATAATGCCACAAGACTACTACAGCAAAACCCTCACTGCCTCTCAG GCTGATCAGAGGGTGTTCCGTGACTTTCTTGCTGAGAAGATGCCTCGCCTGACGGCCCACTTCAAGGAGCACAGCATCGATCATTCCCTCATCACCTTCAACTGGTTCCTGGTGGTCTTCGTGGAAAGTCTGGTCAGCGACATCCTGCTCAGAGTGTGGGACGCTTTCCTCTATGAGGGCACAAAG gtgATATTTCGCTATGCACTGGCCCTCTTTAAGTACAATGAAGAGGACATTCTAAAAATTCACGACAATCTGGAAATCTACCAATACCTCCGTTTTTTCACCAAAAACTATCTCTGA